One Phaseolus vulgaris cultivar G19833 chromosome 2, P. vulgaris v2.0, whole genome shotgun sequence DNA window includes the following coding sequences:
- the LOC137809193 gene encoding uncharacterized mitochondrial protein AtMg00810-like, whose protein sequence is MNIIGTKWVFRNKMDEHGVITRNKARLVAKGYNQEEGINYDETYAPVALLEASEFEMSMMGELNIGLQVKQLKEGIFLNQAKYCKDLLRKFEMDNCKPISTPFSTSCDLDHDEAGILVDETKYRGLIGSLLYLTANRPDIMFAVCMCARFQSTSKESHFNAAKRILKYLQGTKEVGLFDALTAQLRCDMYASWSDSCRFAVKLI, encoded by the exons atgaatatcatcggaacaaaatgggtattcagaaacaagatggatgagcatggggtGATTACCAGAAATAAGGCTAGACTAGTGGCTAAAGGGTATAATCAAGAAGAGGGAATAAACTATGATgaaacatatgcaccagtggctctgctagaagct agtgagtttgaaatgtcaatgatgggtgagttgaatataggcttgcaggtcaaacaactcaaggaagGTATATTCTTGAATCAAgccaagtattgcaaggatctgctgagaaaatttgaaatggacaactgcaaaccaatcagcacacccttctcaactagctgtgacttggatcatgatgaagctggaattctTGTTGATGAAACTAAATatagaggactcataggatccctactgtatctcactgccaacagacctgacataatgtttgcagtgtgcatgtgtgctcgGTTTCAATCTACTtctaaagaatcacacttcaatgctgccaaaaggattctgaaatatttgcaaggaactaaagaagttggctt ATTTGATGCTTTGACTGCTCAATTAAGGTGTGATATGTATGCATCGTGGtctgatagctgtcgttttgctgtcaaattaatatga